A segment of the Neorhodopirellula lusitana genome:
ATGCCTTTGCCTTTGCCACCGGGCCAGGATCGGATGTCCATGACCGCGTTGTCGACATAGATGCCACTGACGTGGTCCGGATTGGCTGAAGCCCATCGCATCACGATTAGCCCACCGCGGCTCATTCCTTCCAGAACCGGTTTGGGGTTCAAGCCGATCTGTTGACTCAGTTCATAGAATTGGTTCCAGCGATCGACAGCAGCGTCGTTCCCAAAAAGGTCGGCGATGTCGCAATAGCAAACATGCCAGCCCTGGTTCAGCAACGCCACGTCGAGTTGAGGCTGGTGGCCCCAGAAGCGGGCACGCCAGATCCAGGGTGCCGTCGGTGCGGGCGTGGCAGGGCTGACCAGTTTGCACGCGGCTCCGTCTAGTTGAAATTCGTGTTGCGTGAAACCTTGGAAGAGAGAGCTTTTAGGTTTGGTTTCGAGGTGCTTTTCCAGTTGACCGGCAGGGGTGTCTTCGGATGCAGCGACCGCGGTTGCTGGGGCGTCGCTAACCGCTTGGTCGGCAACGGCGAAGGCAGGCGACGTGATGCTGACTAGCAGGCAGCACGCGGTAAGAAGGAAAGAGCGTTGGGTGTGGAGCATGGTGGTTTGTTGGGCTACTTGGTGAGTGAGTGAAGGTGAGATTGGACACGTCGTCGTTGGGACCGCAACGGTGGGACGCCGCTGGAATGTAGGTATTCGGCCATCATGGTGATTAGGGCTCGATTGTGGTTGGTCGCTTGCCACAAGTTCATACCTGGGTTGGTTGATGCCTGGACTCCAGCGTGGTTGGTCGCGAATGCACACGTTACACTGGATCGTCCTAGGCCTGACCGGCAGCTCGTCAAGCATTCTAACCGAAGAAGGAACTTATTTTGCGTGCTTGGTTGAACTATGTGGCCGATGCGATTCGTCGGCCTCGCGAAGAGCTGTCTCGGCGTCAACATCAGGTGCGATACATTTGGGACTTGGTGGTCCACTGTGCACGGCAATTAACCGAACATCGTGCCGAAGGAATGGCGGCGGAACTCACGTACCGCACGATCTTTTCGTTGATTCCGGTCGTGGTATTGGGATTGGTGATGTTCCGCGTGGTGGGTGGGCTGGAAGACGTCCAGTCCCGCGTCGAGAATCAGCTCTATTCATTCTTTGGGGTGCCTGAGATCCCCACTCAGTACCTGCGGGATCAGATTGAAGAGATTGAATCGGAACAGGCCGAAGTCGGCGGTGCCGGCAGTGACATGAGTCTTGCCGATACGGGAGTTGAAGACGACACCGAAACCGACACAGAAGACGGCACTGAGGCGGGCCAAGGAGAGCCGGAACCCGAGATGGAGTTGACGGCCAGCAATCGAGCGAAGTTGAAGGATGCGGCGGCGACCCAAGAGGCCACGGTGGAGGCGGCAGAGGTGGACGAGGCGTTGGCGGAGGCGGTGCAGGACAAGGCCGACGAGACGGCGTCCGAAATCCGGGCCCGGGCGAGCATTCGCCGGACGCTCAGTGAGGTGACGGCCCAGATTGCGTCGCTGGACTTCGCGTCGATTGGTGTGATCGGACTGCTGTTGTTTATCTACGCCGCGGTCGCGTTGGCGGACTCAACGGAGCACCTGTTCAACATCATCTACGACGCGCCGCGGCAACGTCCGATCCATTTGCGGCTAGCGATTCATTGGTCGATCATCACGCTGGGTAGCGGGTTGTTGGCGTTGAGTTTGTATATGTCGGGACAGGTCGTTGCTTGGGCGGGCACGATCGGTGCCGGACGCGAACCGCTTTGGTTTTTACAGCATTCGCTTTCGCTGTTGGCGGGCTGGGTGTTGATGTTCTTGCTGTTTGCGTTGATGCCCAACACTCATGTTTCGGTTCGCGCGGCGGCGATCGGTGCTGGCGTGGCAGCGGTATTGTGGGAATTCGCGAAGTACGGATTCCAGATTTACGTCAGCAAAGCGGTGCCGTATTCGGCGCTTTACGGGTCGCTGGGGTTGATTCCGCTGTTCCTGTTTTGGATCTACGTGACGTGGTTAATCGTCTTGTTTGGGCTGACGTTGACGTACACGTTGCAGACGATGCGTGGCCGACGTTTGCGTCGGTCGTTGGATGTGCGTGAAGCGGCTTGTGGCGATCCTGACTGGATGTTGCCGATCATGACGGAGGTCGCCACCGCGTTTCGAGAAGGCCGATCTTTGGGACGCCAAGAATTGGCCGATCGATTGGGTTTGGCCAGTCGCGTTGTGCACGAAATGGAAAACCAACTGATCGAAAGTGGGTGCCTGCGCCGGGTCAGCGGCAGTGCCGGAGAGGAAGACTTGTTGACGTTGGCACGTCCGGCCGAAACGATCGCGATCCGCGACGTGTTGGAACTGGCTCATCGATCCCGGGTCACCAATGACCATCATGCCTGGCGAACCCTCGCGGACCTGAAGCAGGCCGAACGCGACGCCGCCGGCGATCGAACGCTAGCCGACGTGCTGGGCGGGGGAGATGCTATTAGCTATTAGCTATTAGCTATTAGCTATTAGCTATTAGCTATTAGCTATTAGCTATTAGCTGTTAGCTGTTAGCTGTTAGCTGTTAGCTAG
Coding sequences within it:
- a CDS encoding alpha/beta fold hydrolase, which gives rise to MLHTQRSFLLTACCLLVSITSPAFAVADQAVSDAPATAVAASEDTPAGQLEKHLETKPKSSLFQGFTQHEFQLDGAACKLVSPATPAPTAPWIWRARFWGHQPQLDVALLNQGWHVCYCDIADLFGNDAAVDRWNQFYELSQQIGLNPKPVLEGMSRGGLIVMRWASANPDHVSGIYVDNAVMDIRSWPGGKGKGIGGPRTWKTCLAAYQMTDEETEAIDDGPLHRLAGLAKAGVPIFAMINEADNVVPPSENSDLLVKRYRELGGTIKELRRPGLGHHPHSLKDPAPLVEFAIQAIQSK
- a CDS encoding YihY/virulence factor BrkB family protein; amino-acid sequence: MRAWLNYVADAIRRPREELSRRQHQVRYIWDLVVHCARQLTEHRAEGMAAELTYRTIFSLIPVVVLGLVMFRVVGGLEDVQSRVENQLYSFFGVPEIPTQYLRDQIEEIESEQAEVGGAGSDMSLADTGVEDDTETDTEDGTEAGQGEPEPEMELTASNRAKLKDAAATQEATVEAAEVDEALAEAVQDKADETASEIRARASIRRTLSEVTAQIASLDFASIGVIGLLLFIYAAVALADSTEHLFNIIYDAPRQRPIHLRLAIHWSIITLGSGLLALSLYMSGQVVAWAGTIGAGREPLWFLQHSLSLLAGWVLMFLLFALMPNTHVSVRAAAIGAGVAAVLWEFAKYGFQIYVSKAVPYSALYGSLGLIPLFLFWIYVTWLIVLFGLTLTYTLQTMRGRRLRRSLDVREAACGDPDWMLPIMTEVATAFREGRSLGRQELADRLGLASRVVHEMENQLIESGCLRRVSGSAGEEDLLTLARPAETIAIRDVLELAHRSRVTNDHHAWRTLADLKQAERDAAGDRTLADVLGGGDAISY